The proteins below come from a single Coffea eugenioides isolate CCC68of unplaced genomic scaffold, Ceug_1.0 ScVebR1_1635;HRSCAF=2519, whole genome shotgun sequence genomic window:
- the LOC113755660 gene encoding uncharacterized protein LOC113755660, which yields MTDLLAHVVEHQGQNPNPQPKNPGNPGSFVESEDSAIERFQKFSPPNFNGGPDPDVTERWLEKMVGIFAALHYTEGRQKDLAVAQINAFIEAVEKVQRVESARLQVRNFQDKKRGFPGSSSGQGNKSTPPKFGRGIGGGRQPGMWRGAPPRGGEFGRGQRGSSQGGLVSASRGPCGYCGKPNHTEDNCWRKERKCLRCGSADHQIANCPVLPRDGKGGQQPMRTNSGPAKVEGTKPKVLARVYSLEPQQVPDSSDVVEGTILVFHRFAKVLVDPGATHSFVNPDFMCGIDIQP from the exons ATGACCGACTTATTAGCTCATGTAGTGGAGCatcagggtcaaaaccctaatccccAACCCAAaaaccctgggaaccctggtaGTTTTGTAGAAAGCGAGGATAGCGCCATCGAAAGGTTTCAGAAATTTTCCCCACCAAATTTTAATGGAGGGCCAGATCCGGATGTGACCGAAAGATGGTTGGAAAAGATGGTGGGCATTTTtgctgccctgcactacactGAAGGGAGGCAG AAGGACTTGGCTGTGGCCCAAATTAATGCTTTTATTGAAGCCGTGGAGAAGGTTCAACGAGTGGAAAGTGCCCGACTACAAGTGAGGAACTTCCAAGATAAGAAGCGAGGCTTTCCTGGTAGTAGTTCAGGGCAGGGGAAtaaaagtacccctcccaagtttggaaggGGAATCGGAGGTGGAAGGCAGCCAGGAATGTGGAGAGGGGCCCCGCCAAGAGGCGGTGAATTTGGACGAGGCCAAAGGGGAAGTTCTCAAGGAGGTTTGGTTTCTGCATCTCGCGGTCCCTGCGGGTATTGTGGAAAGCCAAACCACACGGAGGACAATTGTtggaggaaggaaagaaagtgTTTGCGTTGTGGGAGTGCAGACCACCAAATAGCCAATTGCCCAGTTTTGCCACGAGACGGAAAGGGAGGCCAGCAACCGATGAGAACCAATTCTGGACCAGCTAAGGTGGAAGGGACCAAGCCTAAAGTGTTGGCTCGAGTGTACTCGCtagagccacaacaggtccctgACTCTTCTGatgtcgtagaaggtacgatccttGTATTCCACCGATTTGCGAAAGTTTTAGTAGATCCAGGTGCcactcattcatttgtcaaccccGATTTCATGTGTGGAATTGATATACAACCATAA